The Candidatus Eremiobacteraceae bacterium DNA segment TTTGTTGCCGTTGTCTGCGAGCCACTGCCACATCTCGTTGCCGGGATACGAGCGGCCAGCGACGAGCGCACCGTCGCGATCGACGCCGATGACGTCGGCCGCGCCAGCAGAGATGAGGATCTTGGCGCATGCGCCGCCGGCCGCGCCGATGCCGTTGACCACGATCCGCGTTTGCGACATTTTCTTGCCGACTACTTTGAGCGCGTTTAGCAGCGCCGCCAGGATCACGATGGCGGTGCCGTGCTGATCGTCGTGCATCACCGGGATTTCGAGAAGGTCGTCGAGTCTGCGCTCGATCTCAAAGCAGCGCGGCGACGAGATGTCCTCGAGATTCACGCCGCCGAAGACCGGCGCGATGCGCACGACGGTGTCAACGATCTCGTCGACGACTTTTGTGTCGAGACAAATCGGAAAAGCGTCGACGCCGGCGAACGATTTGAACAGCATGGCCTTGCCCTCCATCACGGGGAGCGCCGCGTATGGCCCGACATCGCCGAGCCCGAGCACCGCGGTGCCGTCCGTGACGATGGCCACCATGTTTCGTTTGACGGTGAGCGCATAAGCCTTCGCTGGGTCATCGGCGATGGCGAGACTCACTCGTGCGACGCCCGGCGTGTAAACACGCGAGAGGATCTCGCGGTTGTTGACCGGCATTCGCGGAACGACCTCGATCTTGCCGCCCAAATGCGCAAGAAATGTGCGATCGCTGACGTTGATCACGCGGACTCCGTCCACGTTGCGTAACGCCGCCACCACCGCGAGCAGGTGATCGTCATCCTGCACGTCGATGCTTATATCGCGCAGCACGGTCTTCTTGCCGACGCGATTGACGTCGACCGCGCCGATCCGGCCGCCGGTTTCCGCTATCGCGTGCGCCACATTGGCAAAGGTGCCGAGCGCCGTTATCTGTTCGATCCGGACGATGGACGAAAAACCGATCTTCATTTGCTGTGACACGTGACTGCTTGTCCCCCGTGCGGACAGAAAGGGAATGGCGCGTCGCGGACTAGAACGCCAGCCCTCACATTCCCCGATTCCGGAGGAAATCTTCGTTGCGCCGAACGCTCGCGCTCGCAGTCATCGTCGTCACGCTGTGCGTGAACCTCGGCGCTTGTTCCACGCCGATCGACACGGGCAGCAATATCCCCGCACAGAGCCAGCCGATCTACACCGTGCTCGCGCTCCTCGGATTAGGCATTGCCATTGCGGCGATTCACCATCACGCCGAGAAGCCGAGCTCGGGATCCCCGAAGATTGCGCAGACGCCGAGCAGCGTTATTCCGCTCCGGTTGAGCAATGCGACGCCCTTCGACGTGACGCTCGATCCGCTCGTGCCGGGCCAGTTCGGCGCGCTGCTTGCTGGCTCGTCGGGGTCGGCGTCGGTGTTCGAG contains these protein-coding regions:
- a CDS encoding NAD-dependent malic enzyme, encoding MSQQMKIGFSSIVRIEQITALGTFANVAHAIAETGGRIGAVDVNRVGKKTVLRDISIDVQDDDHLLAVVAALRNVDGVRVINVSDRTFLAHLGGKIEVVPRMPVNNREILSRVYTPGVARVSLAIADDPAKAYALTVKRNMVAIVTDGTAVLGLGDVGPYAALPVMEGKAMLFKSFAGVDAFPICLDTKVVDEIVDTVVRIAPVFGGVNLEDISSPRCFEIERRLDDLLEIPVMHDDQHGTAIVILAALLNALKVVGKKMSQTRIVVNGIGAAGGACAKILISAGAADVIGVDRDGALVAGRSYPGNEMWQWLADNGNKDRREGSLSAVLPGADVFIGLSRPDVLTVADLKTMAKDPIVFAMANPLPEIAPDIAEPYVAVMATGRSDYPNQVNNLLAFPGVFRGALDARARRINEPMKLAAANAIAAVIGADELSNEYIVPSVFDTRVVEAVAKAVSNAAFESGVARKTVTHDDGIEI